The following are encoded together in the Acetobacter vaccinii genome:
- a CDS encoding thiamine pyrophosphate-dependent dehydrogenase E1 component subunit alpha, translating into MQIARDILLRSYRAMRTIRDFEERLHVEFATGEIPGFVHLYCGEEASGVGVCAHLSDTDTIASTHRGHGHCIAKGVGVDGMMAEIYGRRTGVCRGKGGSMHIADLSLGMLGANGIVGGGPPLICGAALSHKLLKDNGVAVAFFGDGASNEGSTLESLNLATVWKLPAVFVVEDNGYGEATGASYACAGTQKDRAKGFGMPYFECDGTDFFSVYETAGEAIAHARSGKGPAMVHVHLARWYGHFEGDAMTYRANGEVAALRRDKDCLNLFRNRVTEVSLLEEADLDDIDTSVRAEIDAAVLSAKAAPIPEPEDLHADVYVTY; encoded by the coding sequence ATGCAGATCGCACGAGACATCCTTTTGCGCTCCTATCGCGCCATGCGTACCATCCGTGATTTTGAAGAACGGTTGCATGTTGAATTCGCAACCGGGGAAATACCCGGATTTGTCCACCTTTATTGTGGTGAGGAAGCCTCCGGCGTGGGTGTCTGCGCCCATCTGAGCGACACCGACACCATTGCCAGCACCCATCGCGGCCACGGTCACTGCATTGCCAAGGGCGTGGGTGTTGATGGCATGATGGCTGAAATCTATGGGCGGCGTACTGGTGTTTGCCGTGGCAAGGGCGGGTCCATGCATATTGCTGACCTGTCGCTGGGCATGCTGGGGGCCAATGGCATTGTCGGGGGCGGGCCGCCGCTGATCTGCGGGGCTGCCCTGTCGCATAAACTGCTGAAAGATAACGGCGTCGCTGTCGCTTTTTTTGGTGATGGTGCCTCAAACGAAGGCAGCACGCTCGAAAGCCTCAATCTGGCAACTGTTTGGAAACTGCCCGCAGTTTTTGTGGTTGAAGACAACGGCTATGGCGAGGCCACGGGTGCGTCCTACGCCTGTGCGGGCACACAGAAAGACCGGGCCAAGGGTTTTGGCATGCCGTATTTTGAGTGTGACGGAACGGACTTTTTCTCGGTCTATGAAACAGCGGGTGAGGCCATAGCCCATGCGCGTTCTGGCAAGGGTCCCGCCATGGTGCATGTGCATCTTGCCCGCTGGTACGGGCATTTTGAAGGCGACGCCATGACCTACCGTGCCAATGGTGAAGTTGCTGCCCTGCGCCGGGACAAGGACTGCCTGAACCTTTTCCGCAACCGGGTGACGGAAGTCAGCCTGCTGGAAGAGGCTGATCTTGATGACATCGACACAAGTGTACGGGCGGAAATTGATGCCGCAGTGCTGAGCGCCAAGGCTGCTCCCATACCGGAGCCCGAGGACCTGCACGCTGATGTTTACGTAACATACTGA
- a CDS encoding helix-turn-helix domain-containing protein — translation MASEPLCHQMLATVPSRLHESWIRCAQTYQLNASGEGMDDLLCSAELRQARERMGVVMKISDPELDRLHGIVSTLDYTVLLANPQGVVVSRRGNPPFEKGCRRWNLWPGARWSEAEAGTNGVGTSLTEQKPVTVHMDQHWRRGLRYLTCSAVPFYGPDGQVAGALDVSSTRPDPTGRVATMMEAVLIDAARRLERRSFLEAFHKRTVVMLGESTDISLPMVALDESRVIVGATYAARMALGLPDGDMSGVCFDLGAGTAGVPDFREAERAVIEGALAMSQGKIAPAARLLGISRSTMHRKIRAMNATPTSTAGTASPIEA, via the coding sequence ATGGCTTCAGAACCGCTTTGTCATCAGATGCTGGCAACCGTACCAAGCCGCCTGCATGAATCGTGGATACGCTGCGCCCAGACGTATCAGCTCAACGCCAGTGGCGAGGGGATGGACGATCTGCTGTGCTCGGCCGAACTGCGGCAGGCCCGTGAAAGAATGGGCGTTGTCATGAAAATTTCCGATCCGGAACTGGATCGGCTGCATGGCATTGTTTCAACACTGGATTATACCGTGCTGCTGGCCAACCCGCAGGGCGTTGTGGTGTCGCGGCGGGGCAACCCCCCGTTTGAAAAAGGGTGCAGGCGCTGGAACCTGTGGCCCGGTGCCCGCTGGTCGGAGGCCGAGGCAGGCACCAATGGTGTGGGCACCAGCCTGACCGAGCAGAAACCCGTAACCGTACACATGGACCAGCACTGGCGGCGAGGGCTGCGCTACCTGACATGCTCGGCTGTGCCCTTTTACGGCCCTGACGGGCAGGTGGCTGGCGCGCTTGATGTCAGCTCCACCCGGCCAGACCCCACCGGGCGGGTCGCCACCATGATGGAAGCCGTGCTGATAGATGCCGCCCGCAGGCTGGAACGACGGAGCTTTCTGGAGGCATTCCACAAACGTACTGTGGTCATGCTGGGAGAAAGCACCGATATTTCGCTCCCCATGGTCGCACTGGACGAATCGCGCGTGATTGTGGGAGCCACCTACGCCGCCCGCATGGCCCTTGGCCTGCCCGATGGGGATATGTCGGGCGTCTGCTTTGACCTTGGGGCAGGTACAGCCGGTGTGCCAGACTTTCGTGAGGCCGAACGCGCCGTGATCGAAGGGGCACTGGCCATGTCCCAGGGCAAGATTGCCCCTGCCGCCCGCCTGCTGGGCATCAGCCGTTCCACCATGCACCGCAAGATACGCGCCATGAATGCAACCCCCACCTCCACGGCAGGCACCGCCAGCCCCATAGAGGCGTGA